One part of the Streptomyces lydicus genome encodes these proteins:
- a CDS encoding amino acid transporter, whose product MTTPTQADPAPAALPSQRWRGWLLDGLSSQSARHPGPHGTPPAEHKGHTWWRVMCLTGVDYFSTLGYQPGIAALAAGLLSPFATLVLIALTLLGALPVYRRVAKESPNGEGSIAMLERLLPWWAGKLLVLVLLGFAATDFVITMTLSAADASAHVVENPFAPAALHGANLWITLLLLAALGAVFLKGFREAIGIAVGLVGVYLVLNVVVLATSAWQVLAHPVVVGDWWGAMTAAHSSPLAIVGVALLVFPKLALGMSGFETGVAVMPQVRGEATDTDAAPAGRIRGTRRLLTTAALIMSCFLLLSSLATTLLIPQKEFETGGSANGRALAYLAHEHLGEAFGTVYDISTIAILWFAGASAMAGLLNLVPRYLPRYGMAPEWTRAVRPLVLIFLAIAFGITVFFNASVDEQSGAYATGVLVLMLSASFASTVAARHRRHRAAAVGFGAITLVFGYTLVANAIERPDGLKIALLFILGMLLTSFASRVHRAFELRAVEVEFDETAGRLIDAAMAAGPLRVIANEPDERDAAEYREKEYSQREETHIPDGRPVLFLEVTVTDSSDFTANLHVKGEERYGTQILRVEGAGVANTIAAVLMQLRERTGQVPHAYFNWTEGHPLSHLLRFLVFGDGEVAPVTREVLRRAEPDPARRPRVHVG is encoded by the coding sequence ATGACCACCCCCACGCAGGCGGACCCCGCGCCTGCCGCGCTCCCCTCCCAACGATGGCGCGGCTGGCTGCTGGACGGACTGAGCAGTCAGTCCGCCCGCCACCCCGGCCCGCACGGCACTCCGCCGGCCGAGCACAAGGGGCACACCTGGTGGCGCGTCATGTGCCTCACGGGTGTCGACTACTTCTCGACGCTCGGCTACCAGCCGGGCATCGCCGCGCTGGCCGCCGGTCTGCTCTCGCCGTTCGCCACCCTCGTCCTGATCGCGCTGACCCTGCTCGGCGCCCTGCCCGTCTACCGCAGGGTGGCCAAGGAGAGCCCGAACGGCGAGGGTTCGATCGCCATGCTGGAGCGGCTGCTGCCCTGGTGGGCGGGGAAGCTGCTGGTCCTGGTGCTGCTGGGGTTCGCCGCCACCGACTTCGTGATCACCATGACACTGTCGGCCGCCGACGCCTCGGCGCACGTGGTGGAGAACCCGTTCGCCCCGGCCGCGCTGCACGGCGCGAACCTGTGGATCACCTTGCTGCTGCTGGCCGCCCTCGGCGCGGTCTTCCTCAAGGGCTTCCGTGAGGCGATCGGCATCGCCGTCGGCCTCGTGGGGGTCTATCTGGTGCTCAACGTCGTGGTGCTGGCCACCTCGGCCTGGCAGGTGCTCGCACACCCGGTCGTGGTCGGCGACTGGTGGGGGGCGATGACCGCCGCGCACTCCTCGCCGCTGGCGATCGTCGGGGTGGCGCTGCTGGTCTTCCCCAAGCTGGCCCTGGGCATGTCCGGATTCGAGACCGGTGTCGCGGTGATGCCGCAGGTGCGGGGCGAGGCGACCGACACGGACGCCGCGCCGGCCGGCCGGATCCGCGGCACGCGGCGGCTGCTGACCACCGCGGCGCTGATCATGAGCTGCTTCCTGCTGCTGTCGAGCCTGGCCACCACCCTGCTGATCCCGCAGAAGGAGTTCGAGACGGGCGGCTCGGCCAACGGCCGTGCACTGGCCTATCTGGCGCACGAGCACCTGGGCGAGGCATTCGGCACCGTCTACGACATCTCCACCATCGCGATCCTCTGGTTCGCCGGCGCCTCGGCGATGGCCGGCCTGCTGAACCTCGTACCGCGGTACCTGCCGCGCTACGGCATGGCCCCGGAGTGGACCCGTGCGGTGCGTCCGCTGGTACTGATCTTCCTGGCCATCGCGTTCGGCATCACCGTCTTCTTCAACGCCAGCGTCGACGAGCAGAGCGGGGCGTACGCGACGGGTGTGCTGGTACTGATGCTCTCGGCGTCCTTTGCCTCCACCGTGGCGGCCCGTCACCGGCGCCACCGCGCGGCCGCCGTCGGCTTCGGCGCGATCACCCTGGTCTTCGGCTACACCCTGGTCGCCAACGCCATCGAACGGCCGGACGGCCTCAAGATCGCGCTGCTGTTCATCCTCGGCATGCTGCTGACCTCGTTCGCCTCCCGCGTCCACCGTGCCTTCGAACTGCGCGCCGTGGAGGTCGAGTTCGACGAGACCGCCGGGCGGCTGATCGACGCCGCGATGGCGGCCGGGCCGCTGCGGGTGATCGCCAACGAACCCGACGAGCGGGACGCGGCGGAGTACCGGGAGAAGGAGTACAGCCAGCGCGAGGAGACCCACATACCCGACGGACGGCCGGTGCTCTTCCTGGAGGTGACGGTCACCGACTCCTCGGACTTCACCGCGAACCTGCACGTCAAGGGCGAGGAGCGGTACGGGACGCAGATCCTGCGGGTGGAGGGTGCCGGCGTGGCCAACACCATCGCCGCGGTGCTGATGCAGCTGCGCGAGCGCACCGGCCAGGTCCCGCACGCGTACTTCAACTGGACCGAGGGCCACCCGCTCAGCCATCTGCTGCGCTTCCTGGTGTTCGGCGACGGCGAGGTCGCGCCGGTCACCCGGGAGGTACTGCGGCGCGCCGAGCCCGATCCGGCCCGCCGGCCGCGGGTGCACGTCGGCTGA
- a CDS encoding TetR/AcrR family transcriptional regulator — translation MVRDEKGRATGPVCRMCRTVLSPAGRGRPALYCSHSCRAKAYRRRRQAPPPPERPAAGGAQDRRRRQIAEALWRIAAERGLHEASLREVAAEAGVSLRAVQYHFESKHQLLVDALHLLHDDNARIARSRIDHDPTDSRALLRAVLEEFLPVDAQRATALRVLAAYYARSLTDPALAAVFLAAEQPLERLVADLIEAARAAGRTAPGLDAWREADLLVSGAVGLGGDVLHGRRTLADVRRTLDYHLDRIFAGDPARTARVPGEG, via the coding sequence ATGGTGCGTGACGAAAAGGGCCGGGCGACCGGGCCCGTGTGCCGGATGTGCCGTACGGTCCTCAGCCCGGCGGGACGCGGCCGGCCCGCGCTGTACTGCTCGCACAGCTGCCGGGCCAAGGCGTACCGGCGGCGCAGGCAGGCCCCGCCGCCGCCCGAACGGCCGGCGGCGGGCGGCGCGCAGGACCGTCGGCGCCGGCAGATCGCCGAGGCGCTCTGGCGGATCGCCGCCGAGCGGGGACTGCACGAGGCGAGCCTGCGGGAGGTGGCCGCCGAGGCCGGGGTGTCGCTGCGGGCGGTGCAGTACCACTTCGAGAGCAAGCACCAGCTGCTGGTGGACGCGCTGCACCTGCTGCACGACGACAACGCGCGGATCGCCCGCTCCCGCATCGACCACGACCCCACCGATTCGCGCGCCCTGCTGCGCGCCGTGCTGGAGGAGTTCCTGCCCGTCGACGCCCAACGCGCCACTGCACTGCGGGTGCTCGCGGCCTACTACGCCCGCAGCCTGACCGACCCCGCGCTCGCCGCGGTCTTCCTGGCCGCCGAGCAGCCCCTGGAGCGGCTGGTGGCGGACCTGATCGAGGCGGCGCGGGCGGCAGGGCGCACCGCTCCCGGTCTCGATGCCTGGCGGGAGGCCGACCTGCTGGTCTCCGGGGCGGTGGGGCTGGGCGGTGACGTCCTGCACGGGCGGCGCACCCTGGCGGACGTGCGACGCACCCTCGACTACCACCTGGACAGGATCTTCGCCGGGGACCCGGCGCGCACGGCGCGGGTCCCCGGCGAAGGGTGA
- a CDS encoding acyltransferase family protein, with translation MSGEAAPARGRAGAIDGFRGLAALSTVAFHVWQQYFRYDARGSHPPVDNPVLGAVFSLEVIDLFFVLSAYLLTLSYARAAIDGRSTRPARLFLFRRAIRILPLYVLAVLVVWASRNPTLPGNWRDLVEHLTFTHVFDQQRIFYTLGPTWSLSLEVLFYLALVALGPLAVRVCRPLRRRRSRVAVCAAGCAFLFAAPLAWIAVAHYGFGVPHTDWVVYFGPQARFGGFAAGMGLAVATVALGDRGRLGPRTALLVAVLALAGLFALSLDSGPENFTFTFYHPIAAALWTVLLLGTLHVRRRTVWQTLLTSRWPAAVGLVSYSLFIWHEPVMLQLHRAGLLPTDQAGFPLALLVTFLVTLPVAAASYWLVEYPASLLGRLKDHRGRPREFYPEPATR, from the coding sequence ATGAGCGGCGAGGCCGCGCCGGCCCGCGGCCGGGCCGGCGCCATCGACGGCTTCCGCGGGCTCGCCGCGCTGAGCACCGTCGCCTTCCACGTCTGGCAGCAGTACTTCCGCTACGACGCCCGGGGCAGCCACCCACCGGTCGACAACCCGGTGCTCGGCGCGGTGTTCTCCCTCGAAGTCATCGACCTGTTCTTCGTGCTCTCCGCGTACCTGCTGACGCTGTCGTACGCGCGGGCCGCGATCGACGGGCGCTCGACCCGGCCGGCCCGGCTGTTCCTCTTCCGGCGCGCGATCCGGATCCTGCCGCTGTACGTGCTGGCGGTGCTGGTCGTCTGGGCGAGCCGCAACCCCACGCTGCCGGGCAACTGGCGCGACCTGGTCGAGCACCTCACCTTCACCCATGTCTTCGACCAGCAACGGATCTTCTACACCCTCGGCCCCACCTGGTCGCTGTCACTGGAGGTGCTCTTCTACCTCGCGCTGGTGGCGCTGGGACCGCTGGCGGTGCGCGTCTGCCGTCCGCTGCGCCGGCGCCGCAGCCGGGTGGCGGTCTGCGCGGCGGGCTGTGCGTTCCTCTTCGCCGCGCCGCTCGCCTGGATCGCCGTCGCGCACTACGGGTTCGGGGTGCCGCACACCGACTGGGTGGTGTACTTCGGCCCGCAGGCCCGCTTCGGAGGGTTCGCCGCGGGGATGGGACTGGCCGTGGCGACCGTCGCCCTCGGCGACCGCGGCCGGCTCGGCCCGCGCACCGCGCTGCTGGTTGCGGTGCTCGCACTGGCCGGCCTGTTCGCGCTGTCCCTGGACTCCGGGCCGGAGAACTTCACCTTCACCTTCTACCACCCGATCGCCGCGGCCCTGTGGACCGTACTGCTCCTCGGCACCCTCCACGTCCGCCGACGCACCGTCTGGCAGACCCTGTTGACCTCCCGTTGGCCGGCCGCCGTCGGACTGGTCAGCTACAGCCTGTTCATCTGGCACGAGCCGGTGATGCTGCAACTCCACCGGGCCGGCCTGCTGCCCACGGACCAGGCGGGCTTTCCGCTCGCGCTGCTGGTCACCTTCCTCGTGACGCTGCCCGTGGCGGCCGCGAGCTACTGGCTCGTCGAGTACCCGGCGAGCCTGCTCGGCCGTCTGAAGGACCACCGCGGCCGGCCGCGCGAGTTCTATCCGGAACCCGCCACCCGCTGA